The Pseudophryne corroboree isolate aPseCor3 chromosome 2, aPseCor3.hap2, whole genome shotgun sequence genome has a segment encoding these proteins:
- the LYRM9 gene encoding LYR motif-containing protein 9, producing the protein MVPLPGAELVHRPLQLYRYLLRCCKQLPNENLQQHYKHAVQQSFRVHADEDDPERIQQIIRRAIEDADWVINKYKKQS; encoded by the exons ATGGTACCTTTGCCGGGTGCAGAATTGGTGCATAGACCTTTACAGCTTTATCGCTATCTTCTTCGTTGTTGCAAGCAGCTTCCAAATGAGAATCTTCAACAGCATTATAAGCACGCAGTGCAACAG AGCTTTCGAGTTCACGCTGATGAGGATGATCCAGAGAGGATACAGCAGATCATTAGGAGGGCCATAGAGGATGCTGATTGGGTGATAAATAAA TATAAGAAGCAAAGCTGA